The Cellulosimicrobium sp. ES-005 genome segment TGGGCGAGCTCGCCCGTCGCGCGAAGCAGGACGAGGTCGCGCTCGAGCAGCTTCCCGTGACGCCTGCGCAGGTCGCGGCGCTGCAGGGGCTCGTCGACGCGGGCAGGATCAACGACAAGCTCGCGCGCCAGGTCCTCGACGGCGTCCTCGCCGGCGAGGGGGAGCCGGAGGACGTCGTCACGGCGCGCGGCCTGGAGGTCGTGTCGGACGACGGCGCGCTCCTGGCCGCGATCGACGAGGCGCTGGCCGCGCAGCCGGACGTCGTCGAGAAGGTGCGGGGCGGCAATCTCGGGCCCGTCGGCGCGATCATCGGTGCGGTCATGAAGGCGACCCGCGGCCAGGCGGACGCCGGTCGTGTGCGCGAGCTCATCCTCGAGCGGATCGGCTGACGCCGTGACGCGCGGACCGGTCCTGCTCGGGGAGATGGTGCGACTGCGCCCGATCGAGGCGCGGGACGCCGACCGCATGTGGGAGTCGTTGCAGGACCCGGAGTCGAACCGGCTCACGGGGACGACGGCGACGTTCACCCGCGACCAGATCGACACGTGGTCGGCGACGATCAGCGACCGTGAGGGCCGGTACGACTGGGCCATCACGGCGGGCGCCGTGCGCGACGGTCAGCCCGTGAGCGACGAGATGATCGGCGAGATCGTGCTCAACGACCTCGACGAGGACGCCCGCTCGGCGAACCTGCGCCTCGCGCTGCTCCCGAACTACCGGGGCCGTGGCTACGGCCGGGAGGCGATCTTCGAGGTGCTGCGGTTCGCGTTCGAGGGCGCGACCGACGTCGACGGGAACCGGCACGAAGGTCCGCGCCTGCACCGCGTGAGCCTGGACGTGCTGAGCATCAACCCGCGCGCGCAGATGCTCTACGAGTCGCTGGGCTTCCGCGAGGAGGGCCGGTTGCGCGACGTCTACCGCGACGGCGACGGCTGGGCCGACGCCACCGTCATGAGCATCCTCGAGGACGAGTTCCGGGCGGGACTCGGTACGTCCTGAGCGGCGGGAGACCACGCGTCCGACCGACCGGAGGGCCCGGCAGCAGCTGCTGCCGGGCCCTTCGTCGTCTCCGGGGGAGGCCGCGACCCGGTCTGTCTCGTCCCGGCCGACTCCGCGAGCCGGTCCGTGTCGTCCCTCGGCGGAGAGTCCGTGTCGCGTGAGCGGAGGTCGCACCTGCCGCCTCGGAGCGACGTGCGGTGACCCCGGCGGCGGGGGACCGTGGTTGACATGACGGAGTCGTCCGACGTACATTCATAAGACGGAAACAAACTTCCGAGATGTGGAATGACATCGTAGAGGCCAGGTCAGGTCGGGCACCGCCGACCGGCCGGACGTCGAGAGGGACACGCAG includes the following:
- a CDS encoding GNAT family protein, with translation MTRGPVLLGEMVRLRPIEARDADRMWESLQDPESNRLTGTTATFTRDQIDTWSATISDREGRYDWAITAGAVRDGQPVSDEMIGEIVLNDLDEDARSANLRLALLPNYRGRGYGREAIFEVLRFAFEGATDVDGNRHEGPRLHRVSLDVLSINPRAQMLYESLGFREEGRLRDVYRDGDGWADATVMSILEDEFRAGLGTS